CCGAGCACGGCCGCCCCGTGCTGCGGCTGCACCTGACCGACCGGGCCGCCGGGCTGGCCGAGCTCGTGCGGGCCGTACAGGAGGCCGGCGAGTGACGACCTGGCAGAACCCGCTGCGGGACCCGCGCGACAAGCGCCTCCCGCGGATCGCGGGACCGTCGAGCCTGGTGATCTTCGGGGTCACCGGCGACCTGGCCCGCAAGAAGCTCATGCCCGCCATCTACGACCTGGCCCACCGCGGCCTGCTGCCCGCCGGCTTCTCGCTGGTCGGGTTCGCGCGCCGCGACTGGGAGCACCAGGACTTCGGCGAGCTGGTGCACGACTCGGTGCGCGAGCACGCGCGGACGCCGTTCAAGGAGTCGGTCTGGAACCGGCTCGCCGAAGGCATCCGCTTCGTGCAGGGCACGTTCGACGACGACGACGCTTTCGACCGTCTTGCCCAGACGGTGAAGGACCTCGACGCCGAACGCGGCACCGGTGGCAACACGGCGTTCTACCTCTCGATCCCGCCGGGCGCGTTCCCGGTGGTGACCAAGCAGCTGGCCCGCTCGGGCCTGGCCGACACCGACGCCACGACCTGGCGCCGCGTGGTCATCGAGAAGCCGTTCGGCCACGATCTCAAGAGCGCCAAGGAGCTCAACGGGATCGTGAACGACGTCTTCCCTGAGGAGTCGGTGTTCCGCATCGACCACTACCTCGGCAAGGAGACGGTGCAGAACCTGCTGGCGCTGCGCTTCGCCAACCAGATGTTCGAGCCGATCTGGAACGCCAACTACATCGACCACGTGCAGATCACCATGGCCGAGGACATCGGCCTCGGCGGCCGCGCGGGGTACTACGACGGGATCGGCGCCGCGCGCGACGTCATCCAGAACCACCTGCTGCAGCTGCTCGCGCTGACCGCGATGGACGAGCCGCTGTCGTTCGAGCCGAAGGCGTTGCGCTCGGAGAAGGCGAAGGTGCTGGCGGCGACCATGCCGATCCGGCCGTTCGACGAGACCACCGCGCGTGGGCAGTACGCCGGCGGCTGGCAGGGCGGCATGAAGGTGCCGGGCCTGCTGCAGGAAGCGGGCTTCGCGAAGGACTCCAAGACCGAGACCTATGCCGCGGTGACGCTGGAGGTGCAGAACCGCCGCTGGGCGGGTGTGCCGTTCTACCTGCGCACCGGCAAGCGGCTGGGCCGGCGCGTCACGGAGATCGCCGTGGTGTTCAAGCGCGCGCCGCACCTGCCGTTCGACTCCACCTCCACCGAGGAGCTGGGCCAGAACGCGCTGGTCATCCGCGTGCAGCCCGACGAGGGCATCACGCTGCGGTTCGGCTCGAAGGTGCCGGGGACCACGATGGAGGTCCGCGACGTCACCATGGACTTCGGTTACGGCCACGCCTTCACCGAGTCCTCGCCCGAGGCGTACGAGCGGCTGATCCTCGACGTGCTGCTGGGCGAGCCGTCGCTGTTCCCGGTGAACGATGAGGTCGAGCTCTCCTGGGAGATCCTCGACCCGATCCTGGAGCACTGGGCCAAGGAAGGCGCGCCCGAGCAGTACGCGCCGGGTACTTGGGGTCCGCAGAGCGCCGATGAAATGCTCGAGCGTACGGGCCGGAACTGGAGGCGTCCGTGATCATCGACCTGCCATCCACCACGACTTCGCAGCTGAACAAGAAGCTGGTGGAGATCCGCGACCAGGGCGGTCAGGTCGCGCTGGGCCGGGTGCTGACCCTGGTCATCGTGGCGGACGACGACGCCAAGCTCGAGGAGGCCATCGAGGCCGCGAACCACGCCAGCCGGGAGCACCCGTCACGCGTGATCGTGGTCGCGAAGGGCGTCCGCACGGCGGCTCCGCGCATCGACGGCCAGATCCGCGTGGGCGGCGACGCCGGCGCGAGCGAGGTCATCGTGCTGCGCCTCTACGGGCCGCTGGCCGCGCAGGGCCAGAGCGCGGTCGTGCCGCTGCTGCTGCCCGACGCGCCGATCGTCACCTGGTGGCCGGGCACGGGCCCGAAGGCTCCGGCGGAGGACCCGCTGGGCCAGATCGCGCAGCGGCGCATCACCGACTCGGCCGCGGAGAAGAGCCCCATAAGGGCTCTGACCACGCGGGCCAAGACCTACGTGGAGGGCGACACCGACCTGGCGTGGACGCGGCTGACGCACTGGCGTGCGCAGCTCGTGTCGGCGCTGGACCTGCCCCCGTACGAGAAGATCACGGCCGCGACCGTGACCGGTGAGGCCGACTCGCCGTCCACGGAGCTGCTGGCGGGCTGGCTCGCCGAGTACCTCAAGGTGCCGGTGAAGCGGATCAAGAGCTCCAGCGCGCAGGGCATCATCTCCGTCGAGCTCGAACGGCGTTCGGGTGCGGTGGAGCTGACCCGGCCCGACGGCCGCGTCGGCACGCTGACGCAGCCGGGCCAGCCCACGCGGCGCATCGCGCTGCAGCGCCGGAGCAACCCCGAGTGCCTGGTGGAGGAGCTGCGCCGGCTCGACCCGGACGAGGTCTTCGAGGCGGCGCTGCACGGGCTGCCGAAGATCGCCTCGCCGACGACGGCGGCGAAGGCTGCTTCGCCTGCTTCTGCGGCTGCGAAGCCGAGGGCCGCGGCGGCCAAGGCTCCGGCGAAGAAGGCCGGCAAGGCCAAGGCGGAAAAGAGCGGTTCGTGAGCCGCACGGAGGTCGTCGTCTACGAGAACGCCGACCTCCTGGCGGCGGCCGCGGCGGCGCGGCTGGTCACCCGGATCGTCGACGTGCAGGCGGCCAAGGGCTCGGCCTCGGTCGTGCTCACCGGTGGCGGCACGGGCATCGCGGTGCTCGAGGAGCTCAACCGCTCGAGCGCGCGCGACGCGATCGACTGGTCGCGCCTCGACGTCTACTGGGGCGACGAGCGGTTCGTGCCGGCCGACTCCGACGAGCGCAACGAGAAGGGCGCGCGCGAGGCCCTGCTGGACCACGTGCCGCTCGACCCGAAGCGCGTGCACGTGATGGCGCCGTCGGACGGCGAGTTCGGTGACGACGTGGACGCCGCGGCCGCGGCGTACGCGGAGGTGCTGGCCGCGCAGGCGGGTCCGGACGAGGGCGGCGTGCCCGCGTTCGACATCTGCCTGCTCGGCCTCGGCGGGGAGGGGCACACCGCTTCGGTGTTCCCGGACTCCCCCGCCGTGCACGAGACGCAGCTTTCGGTGGTCGCGGTGCGCGACTGCCCCAAGCCGCCGTCGACCCGCGTCTCGCTCACGCTCACGGCCATCCGCCGCGCGCGTGAGGTGTGGCTGATGACCGCCGGCGAGGCGAAGGCCGAGGCCGTGTCGCTGGCTCTCGCGGGTGCGCCGGAGGTGCAGGTGCCCGTGGCGGGTGCCCGCGGCTACCGGCGGACGCTGTGGCTCCTGGACCGCACCGCGGCCGGGAAGCTGACGAAGGTGTACGAGCCGCCGACCACGTAACGCTCGCTGGTTCTTCAAGGCCGCCCCGGGTTCGCCCGGGGCGGCCTTTTCTGTCTCTCGGCAGCCGTTTCGCGGCCCTGACCGTGCGTTTTCCGGCCCGCTCGACCGGATGACGCGCACCACCCGTAAGCGTGAAGATCATTCATATGCCGAACGGAGCAGTGACCACTACTCCATCAAGCGGCTCACCAGTATGTGGGATCCCCCGTAAGGTGAACGTAGGGTGTTGTGATCGACACGAGGTGACGTCAGACTTCTTCACGTCACCCGAAAGCCGTAGTGATGGAGATCAGACGACCAAATTTGTGGGTGCGGGTGAAACTTACCGTCGTCACACGTCTCTTCGTTAGCATCCGCACATTTGTTGCCCGCCGCGCGTCCCGATCGGGTTCCCGGCGCATCTCATCATCAAGTCCACAAGACGAATGGGGTCGCCGCATGAGCACTGAGGGACTCTCGATTCCAGGAATCTCGATGGGCAGCCCCGGCGCGGGGGCGGCCGATCGGGTCCGGCGGTTCAGCCTGAGCGGTGTATTCGCTTCGCTGCGCCGGCCGATCGTGCCGACGGTCGGAGTTGAGGCCGTCGCCGTGCTGCTGGCCGTGCTCGACGTGTGGCTGGTGATCCCGCCGAAGGCCCCGCCGTACTCGATCTACCTGTCGGCGGCCGCGTGTCTCGCGGTGGTGCTGCGGCGGAAGCTGCCGTTCCTGGCCGTGATCCTCGCGGTGCCCGGCTTCCTCGCCGGGTGGGCGCAGCTGGCGTCGATGATCACGCTCGGGACGCTCGCGACCAAGCGCCAGATCCACTGGCAGACGTGGGTGGGCGCCGGGCTGGTGTTCACTTGCCGGTTCGTGCAGTGGCCGCTGGACGACTTCGCGCAGCTCAGCTGGCGCGAGCACGTGCTCGACGGCATCTACGGCGTGCTCGTGGCCGGCATGCCCATCGCGATCGGCCTGCTGATCGGCGCTCGCGCGGAGATCTCCGCGAAGCTCGCCGAGCTGGCCAAGAGCCGTGACCGCGAACGCCGCTTCCACGCCGACGCCGTGCGTGCCGAGGAGCGCGCCCGCCTGGCCCGCGAGATGCACGACGTCGTCTCCCACCAGATCACTCTCATCGCCATGCAGGCCGGCGCGCTGCAGGCCCAGGCCACCGACGGCCAGGCGCTGCAGACCGCGCAGGTCATCCGTCAGCTCTCGACGCGGACGCTGGAGGAGCTGCGTTCGCTGGTGAGCGTGCTGCGCTCCGGCGCCGAGGACGACGGCCCGTGCCCCGGCATCGGTGAGCTGGACCACCTGATCCGCACCGCCGACGTCCCGGTCCACCTGACTGTCGAGCGCCTGCCGGACACGGTGCCGAGCCAGGTGTCGGCCGCCGCTTACCGCACCGTGCAGGAGTGCCTGACCAACGTCCACAAGCACGCCCCCGGCGCCACCGCCACCATCCGCATCCAGGGCGGCAGCGGCGCGTTGAACATCGAGGTCCGCAACGAGCGCGCCGAACGCGCCGGCGAACACCTCCCGTCGGGCGGCCACGGCCTCACTGGCCTCGCCGAGCGCGCGCGGTTGCTGGGCGGCAGCTTCGAAACCTCGGACACCGAAGACGGCGGTTTCCGCGTGCGGGCCCGGTATCCACTGGACCGCTGACCCACTGACCTTCCCCGGTCCCCCGTAGGTCGAAGGGGTGGCCCCTGCCGCGAGCCGCGATCCGGCTGCGTCCGGGTGCCGCCCCTTCGCCGCGTTCGGGGGTGCTGGAACCTTCGACCGTTCCCCGGCTCGGGCCGTAATCAGACACCCGTACCAGACACAAGGCCCCGGAAACGCGAAAACCACCGGCCAGAGCCGAACCGAATCGGTCTGGTCGGTGGTCTCCGACAGGAAAACCTAGATCAGTTCCCGGCGCTGGCGCAGCCGCTCGAGGGCCTCGGCGAGGATCGCCTCGCCGTCGGCGTCACTGCGGCGCTCCTTGACGTAGGCGAGGTGCGTTTTGTAGGGCTCGGTGCGGGGCGCGGCGGGCGGGTTCTGCTCGTCCTGTCCGCCGGGCAGACCGCAGCGCGGGCAGTCCCACTCGTCGGGGATTTCGGCCTCCATCGCGAACGACGGACGGGCCTCGTGGCCGTTTGCGCACCAGTAGGAGATCCGGCGCCGCGGCGCCGACTCACCCCGCTCCGATTCGCCCGAAGGACCGGCACCCACCCGGGTGCCGCGAATCGCGTTACCGCCAACCATGAATCCTCACACCTAGGAATCGGCGGCGCGCCCCCCAATAGGCACGCCGATGCACACGGAGCCCCTGACTCGCCGGCCCCGAGCGGGGAGTCCGGTCAGACCTTGAGCAGCAGGCCGAGGCCCACGATGCTGATCAGCCAGATGGCACCCAGCAGCAGGGTGATCCGGTCGAGGTTCTTCTCGGCCACGCTCGACCCCGAGAGGCTGGACTGCATACCGCCGCCGAACAGCGACGACAGACCGCCACCGCGGCCGCGGTGGAGCAGCACGGCCACCACCAGCAGCACGCTGGAGACGATCAACAGAATTTGCAGGAACAGCTTCATGTCATCCTCTGTGCTCATCGGAGAATGCAGGGGTACGGCTCGAATATCACCGTACCCCTGGACTCGTCCACTGCTGTGTGACGGACCGGATACACAGGTTACCCGGTAGTGGCCTCGATCAGGGCAGGGGGCCACCCGCCGCGAGTGCGCAGAGTTTGGTGAACTCGTCACCGTCGAGGCTCGCGCCACCCACGAGAGCACCGTCGATGTTCTCGCAGGCCACCAGCTCGCCCACGTTGCCCGACTTCACCGAACCGCCGTAAAGCACCCGAACGGCCGAAGCGACCTCGTCACCGTACTTCTCCGCCAGCGCCATGCGGATGGTCTTGCAGACCTCCTCGGCGTCGGCCGGTGTCGCCACCTTGCCGGTACCGATGGCCCACACCGGTTCGTAGGCTACGACGACGTCCTTGACCTGCTCGGCCTTGAGCCCCTTGAGGCCCTCGATCAGCTGGTTCGTCGCGTGCGAGTGGTGCTCGCCGGCCTCGCGGACCTCGAGCTTCTCGCCGACGCACAGGATCGGCGTGATCCCGTGCTTCACGGCCGCGCGCACCTTCTTGTTGACCAGCTCGTCGGTCTCGGCGTGGTACTCGCGCCGCTCCGAGTGGCCGATGGTGACGAAGGTGCAGCCCAGCTTCGCGAGCATCAGGCCCGACACGTCACCGGTGTAGGCACCGGAGTCGTGCGGGGACACGTCCTGCGCGCCGTAGGTGAGCGACAGCTTGTCGCCGTCGGTGAGAGTCTGCACGCTGCGGATGTCCGTGAACGGCGGCAGCACCGCCACGTCCACCTTCGCGTAGTACTTCTCGGGCAACGCGAAGGCGATCTTCTGAACCAAGGCGATGGCCTCGAGGTGGTTCAGGTTCATCTTCCAGTTGCCGACGATCAACGGCTTGCGTGCCACTAGTGCTTCTCCTCCAACGCCGAGACGCCGGGCAGTTCCTTGCCCTCCAGGTACTCCAGGGAGGCGCCGCCGCCCGTGGAGATGTGGGAGAAGCCGTCCTCGGGCAGGCCCAGCTGCCGCACCGCGGCCGCCGAATCGCCGCCGCCGACCACGGTGAACGCGTCGCTCTTCACGAGCGCCTCGGCCACGGCACGGGTGCCGCCCGAGAACGCCTCGAACTCGAACACGCCCATCGGGCCGTTCCAGAACACAGTGGCGGCGTCGGCCAGCTTGCTCGCGAACAGCTCGCGCGAGGCGGGACCGATGTCGAGGCCCTGCCGGTCGGCCGGGATGGCCGTGGCGGCCACGACCTCGTGCTCGGCGTCGGCCGCGAACTCGGTGGCCGCCAGCACGTCGACCGGCAACACGAGCTCCACACCACGCTTCTGGGCCTCGGCGAGAAAACCCGACACCTGGTCGAGCTGGTCGGCCTGCAGCAGCGACTGGCCCACCTCGTGGCCCTGGGCCTTGAGGAAGGTGTAGGCCATGCCGCCGCCGATGAGCAGGCGGTCGACCTTCGTCAGCAGGTTGGCGATCACGCCGAGCTTGTCCGACACCTTCGCGCCGCCGAGCACCACCACGTAGGGGCGCCTGACGTCGTCGGTGAGCTTCTTCAGCACGTCGAGCTCGGCCAGCACGAGGCCACCGGCGTAGGCCGGCAGCACCGCGGCGATCTCGTAGACCGAGGCCTGCTTGCGGTGCACCACGCCGAACCCGTCGGACACGAACGCCCCGCCGGGGACGAGCGCGGCCAGCTCGGCGGCCAGCTCGGAGCGGTCCACGGCGTCCTTGCTGGTCTCGCGCGCGTCGAAACGCACGTTCTCCAGCAGCGCGACGCCGCCGTCGGCGAGACCGCCGACGAGCGCCTTGGCCGAGTCGCCCACGACGTCACCCGCGAGCGGCACGTCATTGCCGAGCAGCTCGCCCAGGCACTTCGCGACGGGCGCGAGCGTGTACTTCGGGTCGGGTTCGCCTTTGGGGCGGCCCAGGTGCGCCGTGACGACGACCTTGGCGCCCGCGCCGGCGAGCTTCTCGATCGTCGGCAGGGCCGCGCGGACGCGGCCGTCGTCGGTGATCCGTTCCCCATCGAGCGGAACGTTCAGGTCGCTGCGTACGAGTACGTAGCGGCCCTGAACGCCTTCGCTCAGCAGGGTTTCGAGGTTCTTGACCGTCATCGGGTTCAGGCGAGCTTCGAACCGACGAGCTTGACCAGGTCTGCGAGGCGGTTGGAGTAGCCCCACTCGTTGTCGTACCAGCCGACGACCTTGACCTGGTTGCCGATGACCTTGGTCAGCGGCGCGTCGTAGATGCAGGACGCCGGGTCGGTGACGATGTCCGAGGACACGATCGGGTCGTCGCTGTAGCGCAGGATCCCGGCCAGCGGGCCCTCGGCGGCAGCCTGGTAGGCGGCGTTGATCTCCTCGAGCGTGGCGGCCTTGGTCAGGGTCACGGTGAGGTCGGTGGCCGAGCCGGTCGGCACCGGGACGCGCAGCGCGTAACCGTCGAGCTTGCCCTGCAGCTCCGGCAGCACCAGGCCGATGGCCTTCGCGGCGCCGGTGGAGGTCGGCACGACGTTGATCGCGGCGGCGCGGGCGCGGCGCAGGTCCTTGTGCGGCGCGTCCTGCAGGTTCTGGTCCTGCGTGTAGGCATGCACCGTGGTCATCAGGCCCTGCTCGATGCCGAACGCGTCCTGCAGGACCTTGGCCAGCGGGCCGAGGCAGTTGGTGGTGCAGGAGGCGTTGGAGATGATGACCTGCGAGCCGTCGTACTTGTCGTCGTTGACGCCCAGCACCACGGTCAGGTCCTCGCCCTTGGCGGGCGCGGAGATGATGACCTTCTTGGCGCCACCCGCGATGTGGGCCTTCGCGGCGTCGGCGTTGGTGAAGAAGCCCGTCGACTCGACGACGACATCCACGCCCAGGTCGCCCCACGGCAGGTTCGCCGGGTCGCGCTCCGCCAGGGCCTTGATGGTCTTGCCGTCGACGACGATGCCCTCGTCGCTCAGGCTGACCTCGCCCGGGAAGCGGCCAAGGATGGAGTCGTACTTGAGCAGGTGGGCCATCGTCGCGACGTCGCCGAGGTCGTTGAACGCGACGACCTCGATGTCGTGACCGCTCGCCTTCACGGCGCGGAAGAAGTTGCGGCCGATCCGGCCGAAGCCGTTGACACCTACGCGAACGGTCACTGCTGCCACTCCTCTTATCGCTGTGTTTCCGAACCGGGGCCCACGCCCCGGAAGACTTCCGGGCTCGGCGCAACCCTAGCGTGCGGGCACGGCCGACCCTGACTGCCCCGACGAGACTTCCACCACTGCGCCGAACCGTCAAGAATCGATTAAGAAGCCAGCTCACGAGCTTGCGGCAGGAAATCCGGCGGTGTCGCAGGAGGGGGTGCGGACCACGCGCTTGATCGGTCTTGGTGCCGCGGTTCACGCCGTGGCCTGACGGGTGGGCAGAGTCCGGAAGGTCGGGATCGGGGTGGGCCGGGTCGGGCGCGTCGTGCGGGCGCTGCGGGTCGCGGCCTCGGGTCGCGGGCGCGGGTGCGGCTCGCAGGTGCGCGGACGGCTTGTCGGGACGCGGGACCGGGCCGGCGTCGGTCACAAGCGCGGCCGGGCTCACCGATTCGGGGGCCGGACGGGCGTCGGTCACGAGCGGGGCCAGCCCACCGAGACACGGGACTGGCCGCGCCTCGCAGGTGTACGGCCGGCTCACCGAGGCACGGGGCCGGACGGGCGTCGGTCACGAGCGGGGCCAGCCCACCGAGACACGGGACTGGCCGCGCCTCGCAGGTGTACGGCCGGCTCACCGAGGCACGGGGGCGGCCGGGCGCCGGTCACGAGCGCGGCGGGGCGCGCCGGAAACCGGGCGTTGCGGCCGGCCGGCTCAGCCGGCGCCGAGGACCGGGCCTGCAGCTCTCGGGCGCTTCGCGAGGTGACCGGTCAAGCCGGCGGTGCTGTCAGGCCCGCCGCGAGGGGCGCGTTCAGGTGGACAGCTCGCGTTCGGCCGGGGTGCGGAACTTCGGGACCACCCGTGTCTCCCCCAGCCACGTCGTCAGGCGGGCGGCTTCGGCTTCCAGGGCGGCTTCACGGTCGGCGCCGACGTCCTCCAGGAGGCGCAGGGCGACCGCGCCGGCGGGGCGCTGGGCCCAGGCGCCGACGACGCGGCCGTCGCACCAGGCGGTGGGGCCGATGTTGCCGCTGCGGTCGAAGAGGGCGGGGCGGTGGGGACCGAGGTACCAGTCGCGGGCGGACCAGCCCATGGGCGTCGGGTCGAGGGCGGGAAGGAGAGCGACCCAGGGGGCCGGTTCGGGGACGGGCTCGAGGTCGTCGGCCAGGACGAGGCCGGGCTCGCCGTCGAGGTCGACCTCGACGGGGGCGACGGCGGCGAGCGCCTGCTTGGTCTGGGCGGCCGTCCAGCCGGTCCACCAGCGCAGATCGGCGACCGGAGCCGGGCCGAAGGCGCGCAGCCAGCGC
The sequence above is a segment of the Amycolatopsis sp. 2-15 genome. Coding sequences within it:
- the zwf gene encoding glucose-6-phosphate dehydrogenase, which translates into the protein MTTWQNPLRDPRDKRLPRIAGPSSLVIFGVTGDLARKKLMPAIYDLAHRGLLPAGFSLVGFARRDWEHQDFGELVHDSVREHARTPFKESVWNRLAEGIRFVQGTFDDDDAFDRLAQTVKDLDAERGTGGNTAFYLSIPPGAFPVVTKQLARSGLADTDATTWRRVVIEKPFGHDLKSAKELNGIVNDVFPEESVFRIDHYLGKETVQNLLALRFANQMFEPIWNANYIDHVQITMAEDIGLGGRAGYYDGIGAARDVIQNHLLQLLALTAMDEPLSFEPKALRSEKAKVLAATMPIRPFDETTARGQYAGGWQGGMKVPGLLQEAGFAKDSKTETYAAVTLEVQNRRWAGVPFYLRTGKRLGRRVTEIAVVFKRAPHLPFDSTSTEELGQNALVIRVQPDEGITLRFGSKVPGTTMEVRDVTMDFGYGHAFTESSPEAYERLILDVLLGEPSLFPVNDEVELSWEILDPILEHWAKEGAPEQYAPGTWGPQSADEMLERTGRNWRRP
- the opcA gene encoding glucose-6-phosphate dehydrogenase assembly protein OpcA, encoding MIIDLPSTTTSQLNKKLVEIRDQGGQVALGRVLTLVIVADDDAKLEEAIEAANHASREHPSRVIVVAKGVRTAAPRIDGQIRVGGDAGASEVIVLRLYGPLAAQGQSAVVPLLLPDAPIVTWWPGTGPKAPAEDPLGQIAQRRITDSAAEKSPIRALTTRAKTYVEGDTDLAWTRLTHWRAQLVSALDLPPYEKITAATVTGEADSPSTELLAGWLAEYLKVPVKRIKSSSAQGIISVELERRSGAVELTRPDGRVGTLTQPGQPTRRIALQRRSNPECLVEELRRLDPDEVFEAALHGLPKIASPTTAAKAASPASAAAKPRAAAAKAPAKKAGKAKAEKSGS
- the pgl gene encoding 6-phosphogluconolactonase, with amino-acid sequence MSRTEVVVYENADLLAAAAAARLVTRIVDVQAAKGSASVVLTGGGTGIAVLEELNRSSARDAIDWSRLDVYWGDERFVPADSDERNEKGAREALLDHVPLDPKRVHVMAPSDGEFGDDVDAAAAAYAEVLAAQAGPDEGGVPAFDICLLGLGGEGHTASVFPDSPAVHETQLSVVAVRDCPKPPSTRVSLTLTAIRRAREVWLMTAGEAKAEAVSLALAGAPEVQVPVAGARGYRRTLWLLDRTAAGKLTKVYEPPTT
- a CDS encoding sensor histidine kinase, which encodes MSTEGLSIPGISMGSPGAGAADRVRRFSLSGVFASLRRPIVPTVGVEAVAVLLAVLDVWLVIPPKAPPYSIYLSAAACLAVVLRRKLPFLAVILAVPGFLAGWAQLASMITLGTLATKRQIHWQTWVGAGLVFTCRFVQWPLDDFAQLSWREHVLDGIYGVLVAGMPIAIGLLIGARAEISAKLAELAKSRDRERRFHADAVRAEERARLAREMHDVVSHQITLIAMQAGALQAQATDGQALQTAQVIRQLSTRTLEELRSLVSVLRSGAEDDGPCPGIGELDHLIRTADVPVHLTVERLPDTVPSQVSAAAYRTVQECLTNVHKHAPGATATIRIQGGSGALNIEVRNERAERAGEHLPSGGHGLTGLAERARLLGGSFETSDTEDGGFRVRARYPLDR
- a CDS encoding RNA polymerase-binding protein RbpA; protein product: MVGGNAIRGTRVGAGPSGESERGESAPRRRISYWCANGHEARPSFAMEAEIPDEWDCPRCGLPGGQDEQNPPAAPRTEPYKTHLAYVKERRSDADGEAILAEALERLRQRRELI
- the secG gene encoding preprotein translocase subunit SecG, coding for MKLFLQILLIVSSVLLVVAVLLHRGRGGGLSSLFGGGMQSSLSGSSVAEKNLDRITLLLGAIWLISIVGLGLLLKV
- the tpiA gene encoding triose-phosphate isomerase; its protein translation is MARKPLIVGNWKMNLNHLEAIALVQKIAFALPEKYYAKVDVAVLPPFTDIRSVQTLTDGDKLSLTYGAQDVSPHDSGAYTGDVSGLMLAKLGCTFVTIGHSERREYHAETDELVNKKVRAAVKHGITPILCVGEKLEVREAGEHHSHATNQLIEGLKGLKAEQVKDVVVAYEPVWAIGTGKVATPADAEEVCKTIRMALAEKYGDEVASAVRVLYGGSVKSGNVGELVACENIDGALVGGASLDGDEFTKLCALAAGGPLP
- a CDS encoding phosphoglycerate kinase, whose protein sequence is MTVKNLETLLSEGVQGRYVLVRSDLNVPLDGERITDDGRVRAALPTIEKLAGAGAKVVVTAHLGRPKGEPDPKYTLAPVAKCLGELLGNDVPLAGDVVGDSAKALVGGLADGGVALLENVRFDARETSKDAVDRSELAAELAALVPGGAFVSDGFGVVHRKQASVYEIAAVLPAYAGGLVLAELDVLKKLTDDVRRPYVVVLGGAKVSDKLGVIANLLTKVDRLLIGGGMAYTFLKAQGHEVGQSLLQADQLDQVSGFLAEAQKRGVELVLPVDVLAATEFAADAEHEVVAATAIPADRQGLDIGPASRELFASKLADAATVFWNGPMGVFEFEAFSGGTRAVAEALVKSDAFTVVGGGDSAAAVRQLGLPEDGFSHISTGGGASLEYLEGKELPGVSALEEKH
- the gap gene encoding type I glyceraldehyde-3-phosphate dehydrogenase, with product MTVRVGVNGFGRIGRNFFRAVKASGHDIEVVAFNDLGDVATMAHLLKYDSILGRFPGEVSLSDEGIVVDGKTIKALAERDPANLPWGDLGVDVVVESTGFFTNADAAKAHIAGGAKKVIISAPAKGEDLTVVLGVNDDKYDGSQVIISNASCTTNCLGPLAKVLQDAFGIEQGLMTTVHAYTQDQNLQDAPHKDLRRARAAAINVVPTSTGAAKAIGLVLPELQGKLDGYALRVPVPTGSATDLTVTLTKAATLEEINAAYQAAAEGPLAGILRYSDDPIVSSDIVTDPASCIYDAPLTKVIGNQVKVVGWYDNEWGYSNRLADLVKLVGSKLA